In one Phyllostomus discolor isolate MPI-MPIP mPhyDis1 chromosome 8, mPhyDis1.pri.v3, whole genome shotgun sequence genomic region, the following are encoded:
- the EBI3 gene encoding interleukin-27 subunit beta isoform X1, giving the protein MAPRLLLALALWAGYSSCSGREAVPSQPRVWCWAFRYPIAVDCFWTLLAAANSTRPTSIIATYRLGVAARGESHPCLQPTPEATSCTIPDIRMFSMVPYMLNITAVHTWGVSSSFVPFVPEHIIKPDPPEGVRLSPLHGQQLWVQWEPPRSWPFPEIFSLKYWIRYKRHGTARFRLVGPIEATSFTLRAVRPRARYCVQVAAQDLTDYGESSNWSLPATASVALGK; this is encoded by the exons ATGGCCCCAAGACTCCTCCTGGCCCTTGCCCTCTGGGCTGGCTACTCATCCTGCAGTGGGAGAGAAG cggtcccctcccagcccagggtgtgGTGCTGGGCCTTTAGGTACCCGATTGCCGTGGATTGCTTCTGGACCCTGCTGGCTGCTGCAAACTCCACCAGGCCCACATCCATCATTGCCACGTACAG GCTTGGCGTGGCCGCCCGTGGGGAGAGCCATCCCTGCCTCCAGCCAACACCAGAGGCCACCAGCTGCACCATCCCAGACATCCGAATGTTCTCCATGGTACCCTACATGCTGAACATCACGGCCGTCCACACCTGGGGCGTCAGCAGCAGCTTTGTGCCCTTTGTGCCAGAGCACATCA TCAAACCGGACCCTCCAGAAGGTGTGCGCCTGAGCCCCCTccatgggcagcagctgtggGTGCAGTGGGAACCTCCCAGGTCCTGGCCCTTCCCGGAAATCTTCTCACTCAAGTACTGGATCCGATACAAGCGTCATGGGACTGCCCGCTTCCGCCTG GTGGGGCCCATTGAAGCCACATCCTTCACCCTCAGAGCTGTGAGGCCCCGGGCCAGGTACTGCGTCCAGGTGGCTGCTCAGGACCTCACCGACTACGGGGAGTCAAGCAACTGGAGTCTCCCTGCCACTgcctctgtggccctgggcaagtag
- the EBI3 gene encoding interleukin-27 subunit beta isoform X2 — protein MAPRLLLALALWAGYSSCSGREVPSQPRVWCWAFRYPIAVDCFWTLLAAANSTRPTSIIATYRLGVAARGESHPCLQPTPEATSCTIPDIRMFSMVPYMLNITAVHTWGVSSSFVPFVPEHIIKPDPPEGVRLSPLHGQQLWVQWEPPRSWPFPEIFSLKYWIRYKRHGTARFRLVGPIEATSFTLRAVRPRARYCVQVAAQDLTDYGESSNWSLPATASVALGK, from the exons ATGGCCCCAAGACTCCTCCTGGCCCTTGCCCTCTGGGCTGGCTACTCATCCTGCAGTGGGAGAGAAG tcccctcccagcccagggtgtgGTGCTGGGCCTTTAGGTACCCGATTGCCGTGGATTGCTTCTGGACCCTGCTGGCTGCTGCAAACTCCACCAGGCCCACATCCATCATTGCCACGTACAG GCTTGGCGTGGCCGCCCGTGGGGAGAGCCATCCCTGCCTCCAGCCAACACCAGAGGCCACCAGCTGCACCATCCCAGACATCCGAATGTTCTCCATGGTACCCTACATGCTGAACATCACGGCCGTCCACACCTGGGGCGTCAGCAGCAGCTTTGTGCCCTTTGTGCCAGAGCACATCA TCAAACCGGACCCTCCAGAAGGTGTGCGCCTGAGCCCCCTccatgggcagcagctgtggGTGCAGTGGGAACCTCCCAGGTCCTGGCCCTTCCCGGAAATCTTCTCACTCAAGTACTGGATCCGATACAAGCGTCATGGGACTGCCCGCTTCCGCCTG GTGGGGCCCATTGAAGCCACATCCTTCACCCTCAGAGCTGTGAGGCCCCGGGCCAGGTACTGCGTCCAGGTGGCTGCTCAGGACCTCACCGACTACGGGGAGTCAAGCAACTGGAGTCTCCCTGCCACTgcctctgtggccctgggcaagtag